In the Shewanella sp. OMA3-2 genome, one interval contains:
- the ribF gene encoding bifunctional riboflavin kinase/FAD synthetase: MELIRGIHNLLPSHHGCVLSIGNFDGVHRGHAEVIRNLVDKAHHFQLPATIMTFEPQPQELFRGEHAPARLSLLRDKARLLEELEVDRLLCVNFTRSFASQPAQAFIEELLVNKLGIKYLVVGDDFCFGKGREGNFDMLVAAGKQFGFSVVSTQSFVVGTHRVSSTLVREQLMLGNLEQARRLLGHPFMLSGKVAHGQKIGRTIGFPTANIALKRKVVPIRGVFAVRFFWNGSDIYEGVANVGFRPTVQGQVCQLEVHLFDFNGDLYGKRVEVELVAKIRDEQPFESLDALKKQILNDANEAKALFCFDAS; the protein is encoded by the coding sequence ATGGAATTAATCCGCGGTATACACAATTTATTACCTTCTCATCATGGTTGCGTGCTAAGCATAGGCAACTTTGACGGTGTGCACCGTGGTCATGCAGAAGTGATCCGTAATTTGGTAGATAAAGCGCATCATTTTCAACTACCTGCGACCATAATGACATTTGAACCACAACCTCAAGAGTTGTTTCGTGGTGAGCATGCTCCAGCAAGATTAAGTTTGTTAAGAGACAAAGCCAGGCTTTTGGAAGAATTAGAAGTTGACCGACTATTATGTGTTAATTTCACTCGCTCTTTTGCTAGTCAGCCAGCACAAGCATTTATTGAAGAATTATTAGTTAATAAACTGGGGATTAAATACCTGGTTGTTGGTGATGACTTTTGTTTTGGAAAAGGCCGTGAAGGCAACTTTGATATGCTGGTAGCGGCAGGCAAACAGTTTGGTTTTAGTGTTGTCAGCACTCAAAGTTTTGTTGTTGGTACCCACAGGGTGAGTTCAACGTTAGTTCGTGAACAGCTCATGTTAGGCAATTTAGAACAAGCAAGGCGGTTATTGGGTCATCCATTCATGCTGAGTGGTAAAGTGGCTCATGGGCAAAAAATTGGTAGAACTATTGGTTTTCCCACGGCAAATATTGCTTTAAAAAGAAAAGTAGTTCCAATACGCGGAGTATTCGCAGTACGATTTTTTTGGAACGGCAGTGATATATATGAAGGTGTTGCAAATGTCGGCTTTCGTCCGACAGTGCAAGGCCAAGTTTGTCAGTTAGAAGTGCACTTATTTGATTTTAATGGTGACTTATATGGCAAGCGAGTAGAAGTTGAATTAGTGGCTAAAATCCGTGACGAGCAACCATTTGAGTCATTGGATGCACTAAAAAAACAAATTTTGAATGATGCGAATGAAGCTAAGGCTTTGTTCTGCTTTGATGCAAGCTGA